A genomic stretch from Desulfohalobium retbaense DSM 5692 includes:
- a CDS encoding DUF3450 domain-containing protein, whose translation MSLSPLLPCPASLSFRRSAAPLVLVLLFLGGVFPGLSTAQATNATQPATALSQAVRQEIEAQRQAGRWTEEKQAVIQKLLDLKTRLAWTEFKNRQLTASTQRTRLELERVRQENENLKALRRHLAPSLETVIEELATLVENDLAFLESERRDRLAFLRQSVLDAELDLATRLDRVLQGLLVEASYAGDIALHTTRLERGTSSLQVRLLRLGRLGKYYLSLDGSHGGWWDAREQQWRDLPGSLLPELRRAYAIAEDRAAAEFVSLPLPHSGSATEEDR comes from the coding sequence ATGTCCCTATCGCCCTTGCTTCCTTGTCCTGCTTCGCTGTCCTTCCGGCGCAGTGCCGCGCCCTTGGTCCTGGTGCTCCTCTTCCTGGGGGGAGTTTTCCCCGGTCTTTCGACCGCCCAGGCCACCAATGCGACCCAGCCTGCAACAGCCCTCTCCCAGGCCGTACGCCAGGAGATCGAAGCGCAACGCCAAGCGGGCCGATGGACAGAAGAAAAACAGGCCGTGATCCAAAAGCTGCTCGACCTCAAAACCCGGCTGGCCTGGACGGAATTCAAGAACAGACAGCTGACGGCGAGCACACAACGCACCCGCCTCGAACTCGAACGGGTCCGCCAGGAAAACGAAAATCTCAAGGCCCTCCGCCGCCACTTGGCCCCCTCCCTGGAAACCGTGATTGAGGAACTCGCCACCCTGGTCGAAAACGACCTCGCCTTTCTGGAATCAGAGCGCCGCGACCGCCTCGCCTTTCTGCGTCAAAGCGTTCTCGACGCCGAACTCGACCTGGCAACCCGGCTTGATCGGGTTTTGCAAGGGCTGCTGGTCGAGGCGAGCTACGCCGGGGACATCGCCTTGCACACGACTCGACTCGAGCGCGGCACCTCCTCGCTGCAGGTGCGCCTGCTACGGCTGGGACGACTGGGCAAATACTACCTGAGCCTTGACGGCAGCCACGGCGGGTGGTGGGACGCCCGGGAGCAACAATGGCGGGACCTGCCAGGATCGCTTCTGCCCGAACTGCGCCGCGCCTATGCCATCGCCGAGGACAGGGCGGCCGCCGAATTCGTCAGCTTGCCCCTTCCCCATTCAGGAAGCGCTACCGAGGAGGACCGCTAA